A stretch of the Lineus longissimus chromosome 12, tnLinLong1.2, whole genome shotgun sequence genome encodes the following:
- the LOC135496490 gene encoding growth hormone secretagogue receptor type 1-like: MTEALQSVLTKKQQGEYYSLETLMDRGHWEAFIAFAFVAYVGPVIIAMGTIFNIATVTVVSSGRIGHVSTRILLIVLSLSDLLVLYVGCLDQVLSQAYDIRLRRISDAMCKVSIFLMEFTLMVSSWSVLLLTLERCICVTFPLKAQFICSKRRTYFVVVGVFILLFALNSHCLIFMKVGIYPGEGVWCDAGRADAPYFTFYYTAWGIIRVVMYAAIPFIVITICNVFIMFKLLRNMRRRMKMQNTQAQKDLTGITFMLVVVSVVFVILALPNQVFYAIEPIFFPDLSESEQQAALGFLLGQSSRTMTYSNHAINFILYCISGSQFRAVFFDQMKQLRLKLFYHGN, translated from the coding sequence ATGACAGAAGCACTGCAATCAGTTTTGACGAAAAAACAACAAGGTGAGTACTATTCCCTTGAGACATTAATGGATCGAGGTCACTGGGAGGCATTCATAGCTTTTGCTTTTGTCGCATACGTTGGCCCAGTCATCATCGCAATGGGAACTATCTTTAACATCGCAACCGTCACGGTTGTCTCCAGTGGAAGAATCGGGCACGTTTCTACACGTATCTTGCTGATAGTCCTATCCCTGAGTGACTTGTTAGTACTTTACGTAGGATGTCTTGATCAGGTGCTCTCCCAGGCCTACGACATCAGATTACGGAGAATCTCAGATGCTATGTGCAAAGTCAGTATTTTTCTGATGGAGTTCACACTGATGGTCTCATCATGGAGCGTCCTCCTACTAACACTTGAGCGCTGCATTTGTGTCACATTCCCGTTAAAGGCACAGTTCATCTGTTCAAAGAGGCGCACATACTTTGTCGTGGTGGGGGTGTTTATTTTACTCTTTGCTCTTAACAGTCACTGCCTCATCTTCATGAAAGTTGGCATCTACCCTGGTGAAGGAGTCTGGTGTGATGCAGGCAGAGCTGATGCGccttattttacattttattacACAGCATGGGGCATTATACGTGTCGTCATGTATGCAGCTAtacctttcattgtcataaCAATATGCAATGTCTTCATAATGTTTAAGCTATTAAGAAACATGAGACGGAGAATGAAGATGCAGAATACCCAAGCTCAAAAAGATCTTACAGGGATAACATTCATGCTGGTTGTGGTCAGTGTCGTGTTTGTCATTCTTGCACTGCCCAACCAAGTTTTCTATGCAATTGAACCAATTTTCTTTCCAGATCTGAGTGAATCAGAGCAACAAGCCGCATTAGGTTTTCTTCTCGGCCAATCCTCTAGAACTATGACTTATAGCAACCATGCTATCAACTTCATCCTCTATTGCATAAGTGGGTCACAATTTCGTGCCGTTTTCTTTGATCAAATGAAGCAGTTACGATTGAAGCTGTTCTATCATGGTAATTGA
- the LOC135496491 gene encoding uncharacterized protein LOC135496491, with protein sequence MPLPFKGSDPVMPNNKAAVMNRLNQIKAKFKANPQYKEHYVEFMRKIIDDGDAERVSPVDVRSDRGRVWYLPHFAVYHPKKPTKVRVVFDCSAKYSGQSLNDHLLQGPDMVNSLMGVLCRFRQEQVAVTCDVERMFHQFKVNEEHRNYLRFLWWPNGDVDSEPAEYRMNVHLFGARSSPGCCSFGLKRIAQDNEQELGTEAADFIRHNFYVDDGLKSITTDEQGITLVQSSQAMCANGGLRLHKIASNSSQVLRSVPENDRSQKDSELPVSINGTGYPIERALGVYWCIEADTFEFRITLKDNPLTRRGVLSTIGSIYDPLGIAAPVLLVGKQILQDLCRENADWDTPLEEGLRTRWECWRDELPMLEKIAVSRCHKPKNFGEVKCIELHHLSDASSTGYGQCSYVRMVNARDEVHCSFVMGKARVAPLKPVTIPRLELTAALVSVKVSAMLQKEMDYMIDSETFWTDSKVVLGYIENEARRFHVFVANRVQEIRDHTDPKQWRHVPGIENVADEASRGLRAEQLANGTAGWLKGPRFLWQQELPPKPTRDAESTLQSDDPEVRKVHTLKTTKVSFASTAERMSRFSSWFKAKSAVATCLNCRKHLLTRSRKQDATVENALRLKAEDIEEAEKVIIKAVQAEAFRDEITTLKQLQAEDVTGGARHGIKASSPLYRLDPFIDEEGIVRVGGRIGKANYALAIKHPVILPRVSSTSR encoded by the coding sequence ATGCCGTTGCCCTTCAAAGGTTCAGATCCCGTCATGCCAAACAACAAAGCTGCTGTTATGAATCGATTGAATCAGATAAAGGCCAAGTTCAAAGCCAACCCACAGTACAAAGAACATTACGTTGAGTTCATGAGAAAAATAATCGATGATGGTGATGCAGAACGTGTTAGCCCGGTCGATGTAAGAAGTGACCGTGGTCGTGTATGGTACCTCCCACATTTTGCCGTGTATCATCCGAAGAAGCCTACAAAAGTTCGAGTTGTCTTCGATTGCAGTGCCAAATATTCAGGCCAATCTCTCAACGATCATCTGCTGCAAGGACCAGACATGGTAAACTCGCTGATGGGTGTTTTATGTCGCTTTCGCCAAGAACAAGTTGCCGTAACATGTGATGTTGAGCGCATGTTCCACCAATTTAAAGTGAATGAAGAACACAGGAATTACCTACGATTCCTGTGGTGGCCAAACGGAGATGTTGACAGCGAACCTGCAGAATATAGGATGAATGTTCATCTTTTTGGAGCCAGGTCTTCTCCAGGATGCTGCTCATTTGGACTGAAGAGAATAGCTCAAGACAACGAGCAGGAACTAGGCACCGAGGCGGCAGATTTCATCAGGCATAATTTTTATGTAGACGACGGTTTAAAATCGATCACCACAGATGAACAGGGTATAACTTTGGTACAGTCATCACAGGCCATGTGTGCAAACGGAGGCCTACGTTTGCACAAAATCGCATCAAACTCTTCCCAAGTATTACGAAGTGTACCGGAAAACGATCGATCGCAGAAGGACAGTGAATTACCCGTGAGCATTAATGGCACTGGATATCCGATAGAACGAGCGCTAGGGGTATACTGGTGTATTGAAGCGGACACGTTTGAATTCAGAATAACCCTCAAAGACAATCCACTGACTCGCCGTGGTGTACTGTCCACGATTGGTTCAATATACGACCCCCTGGGGATAGCAGCACCCGTTCTCCTCGTAGGAAAGCAAATTCTACAAGATCTTTGTCGAGAAAACGCAGATTGGGATACCCCCCTAGAAGAAGGTTTAAGGACCAGGTGGGAGTGTTGGAGGGATGAGTTGCCCATGTTGGAGAAGATAGCCGTCTCTAGGTGCCACAAGCCCAAGAACTTTGGTGAGGTGAAGTGCATCGAGTTACATCATTTGTCGGATGCAAGTTCCACAGGCTACGGACAGTGCTCGTACGTCAGAATGGTGAATGCGAGAGATGAAGTTCATTGTAGTTTCGTGATGGGAAAGGCAAGAGTGGCCCCACTCAAACCTGTCACGATACCTCGACTTGAATTGACCGCCGCCCTGGTATCAGTAAAAGTAAGCGCCATGCTGCAGAAAGAGATGGACTACATGATAGACTCAGAGACATTTTGGACCGACAGCAAGGTCGTCCTTGGTTACATAGAGAATGAGGCGCGAAGATTTCATGTATTTGTGGCCAACCGGGTCCAAGAGATACGAGACCACACAGATCCAAAACAGTGGCGCCACGTCCCAGGGATAGAAAACGTAGCTGATGAAGCATCTCGTGGCCTGAGAGCTGAGCAACTGGCGAATGGTACTGCAGGTTGGCTCAAGGGACCACGTTTTTTATGGCAACAGGAGCTACCCCCAAAGCCTACTCGAGACGCCGAGTCCACATTGCAAAGCGACGATCCTGAAGTTAGAAAGGTGCACACCTTGAAGACCACCAAGGTTAGTTTCGCATCAACTGCAGAGAGAATGTCCCGGTTCTCATCCTGGTTCAAAGCCAAGTCCGCCGTCGCTACCTGTCTCAACTGTAGGAAACATCTGCTCACCAGGTCAAGGAAACAAGATGCAACTGTTGAAAATGCACTGCGGTTGAAAGCTGAGGACATAGAGGAAGCTGAGAAAGTAATCATCAAAGCAGTCCAAGCAGAGGCTTTTAGAGATGAGATTACCACCTTGAAGCAACTCCAGGCAGAAGACGTCACTGGGGGAGCGAGGCATGGTATTAAGGCCAGTTCACCGCTGTATAGACTAGATCCTTTCATAGATGAGGAAGGAATCGTCAGAGTAGGAGGTCGAATCGGGAAAGCAAATTACGCCCTTGCCATCAAACATCCGGTCATCTTGCCAAGAGTGTCCTCAACATCTCGCTGA